AGAAGCTGCCAACTAAATTTTATAACTAGAGACTTTCCAGCAGTATAGGCCAATTAAGGCAATTGTATAAAGGTAACCAGTCGAATATTTGCTTTAGTTCCGTGGTTGCCCTGTGAAAGCCCTCCCCTTGTATTCCCTTGGTGGAGCCCACGGACCACTTACAGTTTGGAGCTGTCTGATTCATGAATTGCTATTTGCTCAagtaaactctttaaaattttattgtaccTCAGTTTACCTTTTAACAGGACAATAGATTGGATCAGCAAAAATAACTTTACCACCATGGTTAAAGAGCTAGCTAGATACCAACACTGTCTggtgaaatttcctttttcagggGTAAGACATTCTAATGAGGGAAATGATCCACAACTGGACTAACCAAGGTGGAAGAGCTGATGAAAAGACACTGGAGAATCATGCTTAGAGATAGATGTGCATATGTACAATACACAGCTCAACACTCAGTATTTTCTGAAGAAGCCATAAACAACCTAAATAGTTTTCTTGGTTGCTCATTTTCAGCCTTTTCAACAGGAATGCCCAGTTTTGCCTCTTTGCCAGCTATTAGCTACTGAGTTTACCCTGAACTTTGTAAACACTGTTCACTGTTCCCACACGATCTGTAGGGttcttttgcttctcttctctcttttaccctatatatcttctttttcttttccttttttgttttcttttttgagacagtgtctccccctgtcccccaggctggagtgcagtggcgcaatcttggctcactgcaacctctgcctcccaggttcaagcaattctcattcttCAGCCACCagaatagttgggattataggcgtgcaccaccatgcccagctaatttttgtatttttagtagagatccagttttgccatgtaggccaggctggtctcaaactcctggcctcaagtgatctaaccacctcagcctcccaaagtgctggggttatagacatgagccaccgtgcctgacttaTCTCTTCTTTTACGTTTGTTGCTTCACTCGGACTACTAGTTAACTCCTGTACGTGAGTTAATAATTTTTACACAAAATTTCTCGGTGCATGCATCACAACTAAGTACCTCTGAATTGTTATTTAACAGGGAAAGTGCAATTGTATGAGAATGGACAAGTGTGCTGCTGGGTTGTGGGAATCACTTCTTTGGCTgaacctttttattttcttttaaatcttatGACATATGCTATTAGTAAGTTTATATAGTTCGGTGTATTAGTCCACTTTCgcactgccataaagaactacccgagactggataatttataaagaaaagaggtgtaattgactcacagttccacatggctggagaggcctcaggaaacttacaatcatggtggaagccaaaggggaagcaaggcacgtcttaccatggcagagcaggagagagagagagagaacaaagaggGGAGTGCtgcacttttaaaccatcagattttgtgagaactcattcactgtaAGGacaacagcaagggggaaatccctccccatgatccaatcacctctcaccaggcccctcccctgacatgtggggattacagggattacaatttgacatgagatttgggtggggacacagagccaaactgtatcatttGGTTAAAGAAGTAAGTGGCCTGCATTTAACTTTTGGGACTGGgataatgaattaaaataattttttagtttacAGATATTAAAGTAAttgtgaaataaaagaaaaaatcatctgATAAAACCATGTCTCATAGAAACCCAATGAATGCAACATATCTAAAATTTTATctgcaaaaaaagagaaaaggcttGCCCTTTTGTCAGTAAAGCACagataaaaagaaagtaataaactTTTCTGGATCGATGCAATAATTGGGCATCAAGAGTGCAGGTGACAACGGAGGTTGGCAGTTCAAATGTCACAGCCTGTTAGGAATGACTTTCCTTGCACAGTGCTCTTCTCAGGGCACCCTTGACCTCTATGTTCCTCAGGCTGTAAATCAGGGGGTTCAGCATTGGGTtgaaaaaactgtaaaatagaaaaaggaCCTTCTGCAGCTCCTCAGGGTGGCAGGACTTGGGGGCCATGTACATGACGATGGCACTGCCAAAGAAGAGTCCCACCACACAGAGGTGGGAAGAGCAGGTGGAGAAGGCCTTTCTGCGGCCCTCCCCAGACTGGATCCTCAGGATGGCCACCAGAATGCACGAGTAGGAGACCAGCACCAGGCAGAGCGGCCCCACCAGGATGAACACACAGGCTGCAAAGATGACCACCTGGTTGAGCCAGGTGTCAGCACAGGCCAGCCTGAggacagacaggatttcacaaaAGAAGTGGTTGATTTCATGAGGCCCACAGAAGGGCAGTCTTAGGATGAGAACCACATGGACCAGAGCCAGGAGGGAGCCACAAGTCCAAGAAG
The nucleotide sequence above comes from Macaca nemestrina isolate mMacNem1 chromosome 4, mMacNem.hap1, whole genome shotgun sequence. Encoded proteins:
- the LOC105474815 gene encoding olfactory receptor 2A1/2A42-like translates to MVKNQTTVTEFLLLGFLLDPRIQMLLFGLFSLFYVFTLLGNGTILGLISLDSRLHTPMYFFLSHLAVVNITYACNTVPQMLVNLLHPAKPISFAGCMMQTFLFLSFGHSECLLLVVMSYDRYVAICHPLQYSVIMTWRVCITLAITSWTCGSLLALVHVVLILRLPFCGPHEINHFFCEILSVLRLACADTWLNQVVIFAACVFILVGPLCLVLVSYSCILVAILRIQSGEGRRKAFSTCSSHLCVVGLFFGSAIVMYMAPKSCHPEELQKVLFLFYSFFNPMLNPLIYSLRNIEVKGALRRALCKESHS